The genomic segment GGAGGGTGGGGTGGGCCTTGGCCAGGCGGCGGACCACCTCGGCCGTCCCGTCCTCCGAGGCGTCGTCCAGGACCAGGACCTCCAGGGCCCCCTGCCGGAGGAGGCGGGGGAGGGTGGCCTCCAGGTTTTCCGCCTCGTTCCGGGCCGGGACCAGAAGGGAGGCGGTGGGCCTTATACCACCCCATCCTGGCTTGCGCCAAGCTGGGGGCCCCGGCAAGCCACCCCGGCTTGGCAAAAGCCAAGCCGGGGGCCCCGGTAAACCACCCCGTCCCAGCTTGCGCTGGGACGGGGGCCCCGGTAAAGCTTTTCCCGAGCCTTCTGACGGGACCGCGCATGCGGAGGAAGCTGCAGAAAAGGGTATTAGCCGTGGAAAGCGGAAGAGGTTGTAGAGGAGAGCCAGCCAGCGGAGGAGGAAAAAGAGGAAGACCCCTAGGAAGAAATCCTTCATCGCCCCTTCAGGACCTCCACCAGGGGGCGGACCCGCTCCTCCAGGCTCCGCCTTCCCTTGAGGACCTCCCGGAAGCCCTCCGGCACCTCCCGGGGGTGGGTCCGGGCCAGGAGGGCGTCTAGCTCTCCGAGAAGCCCCCCCAGGGCCCGGGCCAACTCCTCCAGGCCCGCCCCGGGCTTAAGGGGGTCTCCCGCCCAGAGGAAGGCCTCGGGGTGCTCAAACCCCCGCAGGACCACCCGCGCCGCCACGGGGAGGAGGGGGGCCTGGGCCCTTTGGGCGAGCCAGACCGCCCCCGGCCTCAGGGGGCCCAGGGGCCCCGGGTGGCGCAGGACCCCCTCGGGGAAGAGGGCCACCCACTCCCCCCGGCTAAGCCGCCTCAGGGCCTCCCGGACCCGGCCCGCCTCCAAAGCCCCCGCCAGGGCCAGCACGGGGAAGGCCCGGAGGTTCTCCTCCGCCACCAGAAGGCTCATCCGCCTCCCCATCCGCCGGGCAAGAAGCCAGACCAGGTGGCCGTCGTAGAAGCTGTGGTGGTTCAGGGCCAGGACCAAAGGCCCAGGAGGCACCTCCCCCCGCAGGTACACCCCCCGGAGGCTTCCCTTGAGGCTCAGGAGGAGCATCCCCTCCACCCAAAGCCGGAGGAAGCGGCCCAGGGGACGGCTTGGCTCCATCATCGTAGCCTTCTTAAGGCCTCGGGGTGCCAGGCCAGGAGGAGGCCCTGGACCACGGCCAGGTTGGTGAAGAGGAAGAAGGTCATCTCCTCCAGGGGCAGGCCGAAGGCCTTGGGGCCCAGGGTGTAGGCCTCCGCGATCCACCAGATCCCCTCCCGGATGGCCCAGCTGTCCGCAAACCAGAGGTAGAGGGTGGGCAGGGCCACCCCCAGGAGGAGGGGCCGCCGCCAGGCCCAAAGGAGATCCCCCCCAAAGGCCCACTGGAGCACGAAGACCGGGGCGAAGTAGGCCAGGATGAGCCCCAGGTAAAGCGCCTTCCCCCCCAGGGCCAGGAGGAGGACCCCGAGGGCGGTCACCAAAAGCCACGCCCCGCCCCCGAGGACCCGGAAGACCCCAGGCCCCGGAGGCGGGGGGCTTCCCGCGAGGCGCAGGAGGAGGGCCCCGGTGAGGAGGGGCTGGAGGAGGAAGAAGAGGTACTCCTCCAGGGGCACGTACCAGAGCCTAAGGAGGACCCGCCCCTCCGGATAGCCCCACACCCCCCGCCAGACCAGGTAGTTGTCCCAGGGGGTGGTGTAGAGGAGGGCGATGAGGGGCAGGAGGAGGTAGGCCCAGACCCGGGGGGGCCTAGGCCGGGACCAGAGGAGGAGGGCCAGGAGGGGAGGGAGGAGGAAGAGGAGGTGGAACTCCAGGTAGGTCATGCGGGGCGCTCCTTTCCGTGGGTGGGGAGGGCTCCGGTGGGCACGGGCCTCATGCGGATT from the Thermus filiformis genome contains:
- a CDS encoding 1-acyl-sn-glycerol-3-phosphate acyltransferase, which codes for MMEPSRPLGRFLRLWVEGMLLLSLKGSLRGVYLRGEVPPGPLVLALNHHSFYDGHLVWLLARRMGRRMSLLVAEENLRAFPVLALAGALEAGRVREALRRLSRGEWVALFPEGVLRHPGPLGPLRPGAVWLAQRAQAPLLPVAARVVLRGFEHPEAFLWAGDPLKPGAGLEELARALGGLLGELDALLARTHPREVPEGFREVLKGRRSLEERVRPLVEVLKGR
- a CDS encoding lycopene cyclase domain-containing protein, with the translated sequence MTYLEFHLLFLLPPLLALLLWSRPRPPRVWAYLLLPLIALLYTTPWDNYLVWRGVWGYPEGRVLLRLWYVPLEEYLFFLLQPLLTGALLLRLAGSPPPPGPGVFRVLGGGAWLLVTALGVLLLALGGKALYLGLILAYFAPVFVLQWAFGGDLLWAWRRPLLLGVALPTLYLWFADSWAIREGIWWIAEAYTLGPKAFGLPLEEMTFFLFTNLAVVQGLLLAWHPEALRRLR